In Pristis pectinata isolate sPriPec2 chromosome 19, sPriPec2.1.pri, whole genome shotgun sequence, the following proteins share a genomic window:
- the LOC127580444 gene encoding legumain-like has product MDTVPQCDVPVALLQNRIKAAKDPEEREKLQKDLDHLLEVRELIRQTVRQIVTLATDSGEQAERVLTTKQSLAERENYRAAVEYFRIRCFDWHKPEYEYARHQLSPFVNLCVEQVPLTRIKEAIDQVSEKLKR; this is encoded by the exons ATGGATACCGTGCCACAGTGTGACGTACCTGTTGCTCTTCTTCAGAATAGGATCAAAGCTGCTAAGGATCCGGAAGAGAGGGAAAAGCTTCAGAAAGACCTGGACCATCTCCTTGAG GTGAGGGAGCTGATCCGACAGACAGTGCGACAGATTGTTACTCTGGCCACAGACTCTGGGGAACAGGCTGAGCGTGTACTCACCACCAAGCAATCGCTCGCGGAGCGGGAAAACTACCGCGCCGCGGTGGAGTATTTCCGAATCCGGTGCTTCGACTGGCACAAGCCGGAG TATGAATATGCTCGTCACCAACTGAGTCCTTTCGTCAACTTATGTGTGGAGCAGGTCCCACTGACACG GATCAAGGAGGCGATCGACCAAGTGAGTGAGAAGCTGAAGAGATGA